From a single Micromonospora sp. WMMD1102 genomic region:
- a CDS encoding alpha/beta hydrolase fold domain-containing protein has translation MADIAAPAAETVELRHLRSFVAVADELNFSRAAQRLFLSQPALSRQIRSLERLIGCELFRRSTQRVELTLAGEALLTRARVLLADADEAIAATRAVGGELTARMTSIWQPWVDATADIGDLDRLRSITEELHGRFTPPAEVAVTAIIAGGVPALRLAAPHASDAAILFLHGGGYVTGSAFGYRHLVGAIAASAGMPAVAIDYRLAPEHPYPSAVEDAMNAYRWLLDGGLDPGRIALVGDSSAGGLTLSTLLTLRDRGMALPAAAALLCPWVDLTGRTHRPPQDSPLVFLPETAKLLADAYLDGHPIDDPLVDPLRADLTGLPPLLIHAASGDAVFQEATLLAQHATSFGVPVTTSIFPVPTHDFHLFWTFLPEAATAIDQVGTFLRTTAGTAGA, from the coding sequence ATGGCCGACATCGCGGCGCCCGCGGCGGAGACCGTCGAGCTGCGCCACCTGCGCTCGTTCGTCGCGGTCGCGGACGAGCTGAACTTCAGCCGTGCCGCGCAGCGACTGTTCCTGTCCCAGCCCGCGCTCAGTCGCCAGATCCGCAGCCTGGAGCGGCTCATCGGATGCGAGCTGTTCCGGCGTTCGACCCAGCGCGTCGAACTCACCCTGGCCGGTGAGGCACTGCTGACCCGCGCCCGCGTTCTGCTGGCCGATGCGGACGAGGCGATCGCCGCAACCCGCGCAGTCGGCGGCGAGCTGACCGCCCGTATGACCAGCATCTGGCAGCCATGGGTTGACGCAACCGCGGACATCGGCGACCTCGACCGACTCCGTTCCATCACCGAGGAACTACACGGCCGCTTCACGCCACCGGCCGAGGTTGCCGTCACCGCGATCATCGCCGGCGGCGTACCGGCGTTACGGCTTGCGGCACCGCACGCGTCCGACGCCGCAATCCTGTTTCTGCACGGCGGTGGCTACGTCACCGGTTCCGCATTCGGCTACCGCCATCTGGTGGGCGCGATCGCGGCATCGGCCGGCATGCCGGCCGTGGCCATCGACTACCGCCTGGCGCCCGAACACCCGTACCCCAGTGCCGTCGAGGACGCCATGAACGCGTACCGATGGCTGCTGGACGGCGGACTCGATCCCGGCCGGATCGCCCTCGTCGGCGACTCCTCCGCCGGTGGGCTCACCCTCTCGACGTTGCTCACGCTGCGCGACCGAGGCATGGCGCTACCCGCTGCTGCCGCACTGTTGTGTCCATGGGTCGATCTGACCGGCCGCACACACCGACCACCCCAGGACTCGCCACTCGTCTTTCTCCCCGAAACGGCCAAGTTGCTTGCCGACGCCTATCTCGACGGCCACCCGATCGACGACCCGCTCGTAGATCCGCTGCGAGCCGATCTGACCGGGCTACCGCCGCTGCTCATCCACGCCGCCTCGGGTGACGCCGTATTCCAGGAAGCCACGCTGCTCGCACAACACGCCACAAGCTTCGGAGTACCGGTCACAACATCGATCTTCCCGGTGCCCACCCACGACTTCCACCTCTTCTGGACCTTCCTGCCCGAGGCCGCGACCGCGATCGACCAGGTCGGCACCTTCCTCCGCACGACTGCGGGAACGGCAGGCGCCTGA
- a CDS encoding group II intron maturase-specific domain-containing protein, with translation MLTKLGQLMRGWANYFKHAVAKWTFSKLDAFTWWRLAHMLRARHGWNWVSSAVTYAALTGGDGSRRTGSSTTGSPWV, from the coding sequence GTGCTGACCAAGCTCGGTCAGCTCATGCGCGGCTGGGCCAACTACTTCAAACACGCCGTGGCGAAATGGACCTTCAGCAAGCTGGACGCCTTCACCTGGTGGAGACTCGCCCATATGCTGCGGGCCCGGCACGGCTGGAACTGGGTCAGCTCCGCCGTCACCTACGCGGCCCTGACGGGCGGTGACGGATCGCGGCGGACGGGGTCGAGTACTACCGGATCTCCTTGGGTGTGA
- a CDS encoding reverse transcriptase domain-containing protein, whose protein sequence is MRERKIPKPGGAGKVRKLGIPTIADRVVQAALKLVLEPIFEADFAPASYGFRPKRRAHDAIAEIHHFGTRGYRWVLDADIEACFDSISHTALMDRVRARVKDKRVLALVKAFLKAGVLTELGERQDTTTGTPQGGILSPLLANIALSALGEHVTQPWQPGGPMSTAGKRGYRHTKGRPTWRIVRYADDFVILVHGTREHTEALREDVAAVLVPLGLRLSEAKTQIVHISDGFDFLGFRIRWKRKRGTNKWYVYTFIAARPLFTVKVKIRALTHKTSQ, encoded by the coding sequence GTGCGGGAACGCAAGATCCCGAAACCCGGCGGGGCGGGCAAGGTCCGCAAGCTCGGGATACCGACCATCGCGGACCGGGTCGTGCAGGCGGCGCTGAAACTGGTACTGGAGCCGATCTTCGAGGCCGACTTTGCGCCGGCCTCCTACGGGTTCCGGCCCAAACGGCGTGCTCATGACGCGATCGCTGAGATCCATCACTTCGGCACCCGCGGCTATCGTTGGGTGCTCGACGCTGATATCGAGGCGTGCTTCGATTCGATCTCGCACACCGCCTTGATGGATCGGGTGCGGGCGCGGGTCAAGGACAAACGCGTCCTGGCGCTGGTCAAGGCGTTCCTCAAGGCCGGGGTCCTTACCGAACTGGGTGAGCGGCAGGACACCACGACCGGCACACCGCAAGGCGGCATCCTCTCCCCGTTACTGGCTAACATCGCTTTGTCCGCGCTCGGTGAGCACGTGACGCAGCCATGGCAGCCGGGCGGGCCGATGTCGACTGCGGGTAAACGCGGTTACCGGCACACCAAGGGACGGCCGACGTGGCGGATTGTCCGTTACGCCGACGATTTCGTGATCTTGGTGCACGGGACGCGTGAGCACACCGAAGCGCTACGCGAAGACGTCGCCGCCGTGCTGGTGCCGCTGGGTTTGCGTCTCTCCGAGGCCAAGACCCAGATCGTGCACATCAGCGACGGGTTCGACTTCCTCGGCTTCCGCATCCGGTGGAAACGCAAGAGGGGTACGAACAAGTGGTACGTCTACACCTTCATCGCTGCCCGGCCGTTGTTCACGGTGAAGGTGAAGATCCGTGCCCTGACACACAAGACATCGCAGTGA